Genomic window (Blastocatellia bacterium):
TGCCCTGGATGCCATAGCCGCGAACGAAGCCCGGCTGCTTGTCCGTCAGGTTGCGGAAGCGCGGGATGTAGACGCCGTTCGCGCGCCCGTCATCATAGTTGTAGGGGTAGTTCGCGGTTTCGGGGATGAAGCCGCTGACCGAGATTTGATAGAAATGATCCATCAGGTAATGGCCGAGCACGCCCGACGAATTGCCCAGCCCCGCTGGGTGCTGGCGCGTCGCACTGTTTAGCAACAACCGCGTGGATTCAATTGTCGAGGCGCACAGCACGACGACTTTGCCGAAAACTTCGTAAGCGCGCCTGGTGTTCTGATCGATGACCGCGACGCCTTTGGCGCGGCCCGTATTCGCATCCATGATGACGTGGCTGGCGATGGCGTTCGGCTGTAACGTCAGCCGCCCGGTCTTTGCCGCCGCCGGCAAAGTCGAGCCGGGGCTGCTGAAGTATGAATGTGTCGTGCAGCCGCGCTCGCAATGGCCGCAGTAATGACAGGCGGCGCGGCCATTATGTTTCTCGGTGAGGATCGCCGTGCGCCCGATGGTGACGCGGCGCTCGGGCCAGCGCTTCTCGACGGCGCGCTTCAACAGGCGCTCGCCGCAGACCATCTTCATGCCGGGCAGGAAATGGCCATCGGGCAGCTGCGGCAGGTTTTCATAAGTGCCGCTGACGCCGATGAACGATTCGACCTTGTCATAGTACGGCGCCAGCTCTTTATAACTGATCGGCCAGTCGTCGCCGTAACCGTCATGGCTCGCCGCTTTGAAATCATAATCCGACAGGCGGTAACTCTGGCGGCCCCACATAATCGTGCGCCCGCCGACCTGGCGGCCGCGTATCCAGTCGAAGGGCTTGTCGGCGGGCGTCGTGTACGGGTTGTCTACGTCATCAACGAAGAACTGGTTGCCGTACTCGTTACAGGCATAACATTTGGCCTGCACCGACTGACGCTTGCCGTAAATCTGCGTGCTCGGGACGATGCCGCGGTGCGCGACTTCGTAAGGCCAGACGTGCTCGGTGTAATCCTTGAGCGGGTCGAGCTGGCGGCCCGCTTCGAGTACCAGCACACGCAGTCCCCGTTCGGTCAATTCCTTTGCGGCCCAGCCTCCCGTCGCGCCCGAGCCGACAACAATCGCATCATAGATTTGTTCTTTCCCCATATAACTCCTTGATCTGATGCTTAAGTGCATGGCGGGTCGTGTGGCATCATAAACGAACGATAGCCAAAAGGCAAAAGCAATCCCCGGCAGGCTGTGAGTGAGTGTCTGAAAGGCGGGAATGCAGCCGCAAAGAAGCGCAAAGTTCACGCCAGTATGATTGCGTGAAGGCGACGATTGCGATCTGTCGTCTCGGGCTTTGCGCCTCTTGCAGCTAAACGGAGTGACCAGTGACGAGTGACAAGTGACCGGAACCCACTCTGCCGGGTTCTCGTCTTGTCAATCGTTGCTAGTAACTTGTCACGATTTTCAAATGGCGAATTCGGATTCCATCGCGAGCTGAGCTTTGCGGAGTTCGTAACGCGCCCGTCCGACGTTGCCGCCGGGATTGAGCGCCAGCATCAGGAAGTATTCCGAGGTGATCGGGCGCAGCACCAGCGTCAACATATCTGTGGCAAAGACCATCTCGCCCATCTCGCCCATCTCGGCGTCGGCCGCCGTGCGCATATTGCGCCGCACCAGCGTCGTGAACTCTGTGACGATCAGGTCAATGTCGAGGTGTGGAGCGACATGCTTGATCTGGCGCTCGATGGCGATGCCGTCTATGCCCAGGATGATGGCCGCCGCGCAGCCTTCAATCCGTTCCGTGATGTTGCTGAGCGTGTCTGCAAATCCCATAACTTTTTGATTGCGGATTGCGGATTGCGGATTGCGGATTCTCGATCTTGGAATCCGTTCCCCTGATTGCGAGCTGCGAACGACGAATTGATGAAGTCCACAGAGACATTCTCAATCCGCAATCCGCAATCCGCAATCCGCAATTCAGTTATTGTCCGCCCTTGCCGTTGGCCGCGGCGGTCTGCGCTGCGCCCGCCGCCGGGGTGGCAGCGCGTTGCGGCGCGTTCGGGTTCGGCTGGCCTTCGACCGAGCTACGCTGCGGGGCGCGCGGGCCGATCAAGCCGTTCTCGTGGATGATGCGCGGCGTGATGAAGAAGAGAATCTCATCCGTATCGCGGCGCACGGTGCGGCGCTTGAACAGCTCGCCGAGCAGCGGCAGGCGCGACAGGCCGGGCGTCCGGTTGATCGTGCTGCCTTCGGTGTCTACGTTGATGCCGCCCATCACCGCCGTGCCGCCGTCCTGCACCAGCACGGTAGATTCCGCCGACTGCGTGTTGATGCCCGGCGTGCCGCCGTTCAACTGGCTGGCGAGCGCCGTGTTGACCGTGTTGTTCTCGGCGACGATGTGCATCTGCACTTCGCCGGTCTCTTCGACGATCTGCGGGGTGATCTCAAGCCGCAAGGCCGCGGTCACAAAGGTCGTCGTGATCGTGTTGTTCGAGCTTGTCTGCACAGGTATCTGCACGCCGTTGACGATCTCTGCGGTCTTGTTGTCAGTCGTCGTGATGCGCGGGCTGGCAATCGTGCGAATCTGCCCCTTGGTCTCCTGCGCTGACAGCGCGGTGGTCAAAACCCCCGTGCCGACGAGCGTCGTCAGACCGAGGATGCTGCTCGGCGAGCCGGCACGCAAGGCGCCGCTGGAAGCGATGTTCGGCAGGTTCGGGCCAAGGCCGCTGGCAGAGCCGCCAGCACTGCCGCCGCCGCTTGATAAGCTGCCCTTTGACAGTTGCAACGGCGAGGTCTCAAGCACACCGGCGCGGCCATTGCTGCCGAGCACACCGGCGGCCAGCTCGACGCCGAGGTCGCGCAGGAAGTTGCGGCTGGCGATAACGATGCGCGCTTCGATTTCGACCTGCGGTTCGGGCCGGTCGAGCTGGCTGATCATGTCTTTGATGACCCGCATGTTTTCGGGCAGATCAACGATCACCAGGCTATTGGTGCGCCCGTCCATCTCGATGCGTCCGCGCTTGCTCAGCCGTGTTGTGATGATTGATAGCAGCGAGCCCTGCCCGCTGCCGCCGTTGCCGCCGCCGCCGCCGCTGGCGCCGCCAGAGCGACCGCCGCCGCCAGCGCCCAGCGCGCCAAAGGCGCGAGCGTACTTGAGGTGTATGATCTCTGTGACCAGCGGTATTTTTAGAGCCTGGGCTTCGGCGATCTCCGCCTGCGCGACTTCTTCCTGCTTGATCGCTTCGAGCGTGGCGATGCGGATGATCCGCCCGTTGCCGCCGCAGACCGCGCCGAGGCGGTTGGCGCGCAGCACTTCGTCCATCACGCGGTTCCACGGCTCATCGCTGATGCGCAGGTCAACCGGCACGCCGCCGACCGACTTGTCGACGATGAAGTTGACGCCGTACTGCTGCGAGATGAAGCGCAGCATGTCGCGAATATCGACGCCGGAGCGCAGATCAAAGCTGATCAAGCCGCCGACGTAGCTCGAATCACAAAACGCCACTTCGCCACGCTGCCGCGGAGCCGGCGCCGAGCTGGTCGTTGACGGATTGCGCGGCACGTCCGACGCGCTGCGGATGTAGCCGGGCTGCGCCGGGCTGCTCATGCTAGACGGCGCGGGGCTACTGGTTGTAACGGTCTCTTTGACGGGGTTGGACGAATTCGGCTGCGCCGACAGGCCGCGCGTGATGGCGTTGCGCGTCGCCTGTTGCGGCGCCGACTGGTTCTGCGCCAGCAGGTTTGCGGGCGGCGCGGCGGCGGCGCTCGGCGCGGGCTTGTTCTCGACGCGCTGGCCGGCGACCTTGACTTCTTTCTGCGGCGCTACGGATGCGCTGCTCGGCGGCGCGGCTTTGGTTTCCTGCTTCGCCAGCGGTTTCGTCTCGGCGGCCTTGGTATTCACAGCACTGCGGGTGTCCGCCGTCTGCGCCACGGCCTTCACGTCGCCCGGCTTATTGTCCGCGGGCTTGCTCTCGGCAACCGGCGCGGTCTTCTGCGTGGCCACCTGAGCCTTCACTTCGGGCACGGTGGCGTCGCGGCGAGTCGAGCGGGCGTCGCCGACGACAATGACCAGCGAATCGCCGTCGCGTTCGACGCGGTAATTGACCATCGCTTTGGCGTCCAGCACGATGCGCACGACATTCGCTGAAGGCTGGCCGACGCGCAAGCGTTCGACCGACGCGCCATCGAGCGCCACGGTCTTGTTGCCGACGCCTGAGCGCACGCCGCTGATGTCAACGACAACGCGCCAGGGGTTCGGCAGCATGAAATCTTTGAACTGCGCCGCGCCGTTGGCGTCCACAACGATGCGCAGAGCGCCGTCGCGCTGTTCGGCGCGCACGTTTTGAATCATCGTCGCCGTCCGCATGGATGCCGGACGCGCCGCGGCGCGCTCCGGTTCGACGGGGTTGGCGACGGGCTTGACCGCCGGGCGCTCGTTGGCGTGCGCGCTGCCTTTGACGGTCGGCGTCGGGTAGACGTAGACGCCGGAGCTGGCGGGCGGTTCCGCTTGCTTGACATTCGACGATCCGGCTTCGCGCGCCAGTGCGATGACCAGCGTGTTGCCGTTGACCGTCGAGCGGTCATGCACCTCGCCGTTGACCCTGATCTCGACGCGGGTGACGGCGCGGCCCGAAGCCGCCGAGCGCGTTTCGCGCACCATGACCGTATCCACCAGCGGGCTCTTGATCGCGTATTGCGGCTGGAGCGATGCGCTCTCGCCGCCCGGCAGATCAACAATGATCAACTGCGGCGACGGGCGAAAGACGGTGTAGAGGGGAGGCGCGCTCGACTCGATCAGGATGCGCGTTTCAGCGCCGACCGTCTCGTGCGTGAGCGACGTTAAAGTGAACGCCTGACCCTCTGAGGCAACCATGGCCGGGCGCGCTACGGCGAGCAGACTGAGGTTGCCCACCAGCGCCACGAGCATAAAGAATACAACGAGCCTCCTAGCGAACATAGCTTTTAATCTCCCTCTCTCTGATGTTGAAACTGAAACGAACGCGATCAAGAGGGCTCCGATCAAGTCTGCCCGCGCTCGCTCCACCGCAATCAATCCGTTGCATAAAAAACAGTCTTTCGGCGCGCGACTCAGCCGCCGCCGTGGCAAAATCATTTCGCCGAGCCCAGTCCCGGCGCTTTCGCGACCATGCGCTCCTGGGTGACGGCTTTGCCGTTCTGCTCGACTTTAAAGAACTCGCGGAACATCACTCGCGATGCGCCCGCTTCGTCGCCTTCGATGCGCACGACCTCGCCGTTGTAGCAGCGCGTGCCGGTGCGCAGGAAGAGCATCGTGCCCGTCGGCTGTGCTTTGACGAACGCGCCGTAGCCGCGGTCGTCGCGGAACACGCCGGTCACGTCCAGCTCGTTGACCAGGTATTGCATCACCGGTTCGGGCTCAGACTGGCCGCGCTCGCGGGCTTCGCCGACCTTCTGGCGGAACTCGGCGCGGCGCGTTTCGATCACCGGATAACCGAGCTGCAAAGCCGCCTGCTTGGCTTTGTCCTTCGGCGTCTTCGGCTTGAGCGGCTTCTTGAACGGGTCGCGGTTGTAGGGCCGATACGGGCGAATCGAATCGGCGGTCGGCCCGAGGTTCTCTTTAGCGCCGCCCGGTGCCGGCTGCGCTTGCGAATTCGAAGCGGCGGCCGGCGGCGTGGCCGTCGCGCTCTGCTGGGCCGTGGCCTGGATGACGCTGGCGCAAAGGACGGCCAGCGTGCCGAGGCCGGCGAGCAGCCAACGTTTCAAGACGCGATTTGTTGATGTCGTTTTCATTGCGCTACTCCGCTACTTTTTCTGTTCGGTCGGGGTGCCGGGCGCCGGCGGCGCGGCAGGCTTCTTGGCCGTCAGCTTCTCCAGGTTTTCCGGCGAGATGTAGAACGCCGTCACCACGAAAGAGCTGTTGATCGAGCGGCCCGCTTCCTGGGCCGGGTCTTCGGCCTGCTTGATATCGACGTCGCTGACGCTCAGGATGCGGCGGTAAAAGCCAAGCTCTGAGAAGTACTGACCGAGCGCGTCGTACGAGCCGGTGACTTCGATGAGGATCGGCTGTGCCGTGTAGAACTCTTTGGTCTCGGACTTGGCCGGCGAGAAGCGCTTCAGCTCTAGGCGCTGGGCGCGCAGCAGGTCTTTGAGGCTGTCGTAGATGCGCGAGATTTCGACGGCGTCCGGCAGCAGGTCGCGCAGCCGATCAATCTCGTCGCGCTTCTCGGCCAGCGTCGCTTCGGCGGCCTTGAGGTTCTGCTGAATGATGCTCGCCTGCTGGTTCTTCGCCTTGAGCGTTTCGACCTGCTCTTTGATCTTGCCGGTCTCGGCGCGCTTGTCGCTGTAGAGCATGTAGTCGGCGGCGAAGTAGAGCAGGCCGGCCAGCACCACGAGCACGGCCATCTGGTAGTACCAGGCCATGCGCGAAAAGAAGTTGCCTTGCTCGTCTGCCGGTTTGACTATGGTTTGTGCTGAAGCTGACATAGTAACCCTCCCTTACTTGCCCGGTGCCGGTGGCGGCGTGGTCTTCGCATCCTTGGCGTCTTCGGCGCGCGGCTTGTTGTAGTCGCAATCGATGGTGAAGCGGAAGATGCGCGAGGTTTCGCTTTCGGCCTTGTCGTTTTCCTTCTTGCCGTCCTTCTTGGCGTCCTTACTATCCTTGCCGTCTTTCTTTTCGGCAGCCTTGTCGGCGTCCTTGTCGGCCTGCTTGCGCTCGGCGACATCGTCGCTCTTGACCTCGGTGCTTTCGATGGTCGGCACCAGATTGCTGAACAAGCCGTTCGAGAATTCCAGCTGGCGCGCGAAGTCGGCGATGACCTGCTGATTGAGCGAGGTGCCGATGATCTGCAAGTGCGTGCCCTTCTGGGTGATCTGGTCGAGGCGGAAGTCCGCCGGGCCGCCCGGCATGCGCTCGTTGATGGCGCTCATCAAGGCGACCGGGCCTTTCTGCTCGGCGCGCAACTGCTTGATGACCTTGATGCGCTCTTCGACCTGCTTGAGCTCGGCTTCAAGCTCGTTCTTGCGCTGCACGTCGGCTTCGAGCTTCTTGGCGACTTCCTGCTCGTGGTCGAGCTGCGCCTGCGCTTCGGCGTGGGCGTTGGTCGTCCACAGGTGATCGCCTGCGAGCGCGACCATAAAGATAATCAACGCCGCCGCCACCATAAAAAGCTGCTGGCCGCGCCGCGCCGCGACTTTGGTCTTCTGCACGGCGACGCGATGCTCGGCGGTGCCTTCAAGTAGGTTAACTCGGATCATTTGCTCACCTCCGCGACGCGAACCGCCAGGCCGACGGCGACCGCCATGTTCGGCGACAGTTCTCTGAGGTATTCGTCATCGAAGCGCTTGTGGTCATAGCGGATGGCGCGGAACGCGTCGAAGCGCTCGACCGGCATCTGGAATTTTTCCGAGAGGTAATCGCACAGGTGCTCGACCTTCGACGAGCCGCCGGCGATCAGCATGCGGTCAATGTTCGGCGAATCAACCGCGGTGGCGCGGAAGAAGTCGAGGGTGCGCTGGATTTCCAGCGCCAGCATCTCTGACACCGATTGCATCGCCACCTGCGCCGTCTGGTATTCGCCTTGATCTTCGAGACCGGCGCCGCGCTTCACGGATTCGGCCTGCTCGAAGGTCAGGTTCATCTCTTTCTGCAAGAGGTCGGTGTACTGGTTGCCGCCCGCCGAGATGTCGCGCGTGAAGATCGAAGTGACGCCGCGCACGATGTTGATCGTCATCACCGACGCGCCGATGTCTAAGAGCGCCACGGTCTGCGCCGGCGACGGCGTGTAGTTCACCTCGTAGGCGTTCTGTAGCGCGAAGGCATCCACGTCAACGATCACCGGCTGCTTGCCGGCTTGCGAGATGACCTGGGTGAACTGGGCGATCTTGTCGCGCTTGCAGGCGACCAGCAGCACGTCCATATTCTGGCCGCTCGGATCGTGGCCGATGACTTCGTGGTAGAGATTCACGTCGTTGATGTCGAAAGGAATGTACTGTTCGGCTTCCCAGTGAATTTGCTCGTCCAGCTCTTCGCTCGACATCTGTGGCAGCAATATCTTTTTAACAATGACGGCGTGGCCCGACAGCGAGGTGGCGACCTGATTGGTCTTGATGCTGCTGTCCGACCAGATACGGTTGATCGAGTCCGAGACGTGATTGAGATCGATGATGTGTCCGTCGACGATGGTGTCGGATTGCAAATTCTGATGCGCGATGTGTACCAGCTCGAAGCCGTTGCGCGCGGGCCTGAGTTCGACGGCCTTTAACGCGCTTGAGCCGATGTCCAGCCCGACGATGCTCTTCTTCTTTGATCCGAACATGACAGCCCCCAGGAAGGAGTTCCGATTTAGATTTTAGATTTTGAATTTTAGATGAAGAGAAAATGTCAGGCTCTTGATCCGCCAATTCAAAATCGGCAATCCAAAATCCAAAATTGGCTTGTAGGGGCCGCGTCAATGGGGGTCGAAGCGAGTAAGGTTGTGAGGTCGGCAAATGGGGCGCCGCTGAGGGGACGGGCGGGCTGTCGAGCTTATTGATTCGGCAGCCTGGTTATTCTTCACAACCGCTTGAAAATACCTGGTGCCTTGTCAGGCAGTCACGTTTTACCATCCGCCCTGACCACTGTCAACACTATTTTTCCGCATGCATTTTTCGGCGTTTGCCATACCCCGTTCGGGCGTCCCGACGCCGACAATCCGCCACCGGAATCGCTAATGTCGGCCGGCAGATTGCGCCTCTGCGGTTCGCAGCAGAGCCAGTTCGTTTGCCGCTTCAGGCCAGTTCGGACGCAGCGCGACGGCGCGGCGCAAAGGCTCGACGGCCTCTGCCGCGCGGCCTTGTTTCTTCAGCATGATGGCCCAGCCGAAGAAGGCTTCGGCATAGGCCGGGTCGAGCTCCGTCGTGGCGACGAACTGCGCTTTGGCGGCTTCGAGATCGCCTTGTGCAAACAGGGCGCGGCCTAGATTGAAGTGCGCGTCTGTGTAATCCGGCTTACGCTGAAGCGCTTCGCGGTAAAGCGGGATGGCTTCAGCGACGCGGCCCTGGTTGAAGAGCGTCAACGCGAGGTTGTTTTTGGCGAGCGCGTCTTCGGGATTCAAGCGGCAGGCTTCGTCAAAGTGCGCCAGCGCCTCGTCGTACTGGCCGCGCTCGGCCAAAAACATGCCGAGATTGTTGTGGGCGCGGGCGTTGGCGGGCCGCTTCTTGACGACGTCGGCCCACATCACGATGTCGCTCTGGTAATACGTGTTACGCAAGAAGGTCAGCGACGCGAGCGACGCGACAATCACCGCAAGCGCGCCCGCGGCAAGCGAGCGGCCAAGTTGCCGGCGCTGCATCTCGGATCGAACCAGACGCGCCAGCATCATTTGTCCTGTCGCATAACCGCCGATGACGATCAGCGCGACGACCGCCGCCAGCGGCAAATACATGCGATGCTCGAAGGCGAGGTCGGCGATGGGCATCACGCTCGAAGTCGGCGCGAGGATCAGGAAGAACCACGCGCCGAGAAACCCCGGCGCCGGGCGGCGCGCGAGCGCCCACAGGCTCGCGGCGGCCAGCCCAACAATGAAAACCGCAAACGGCAGAATCTCAGACGCGGTGCGCGCCACCGGCCAGCCGTAATCTAAAACTTGCGAGTCGGGCCAGATGGCCAGTCGCAGGTAATGTGTGATGACGCCGAACTGCGTTTGCAGGTATTCGAGCGGCGTCAACGTTTTCATCCTGAAGCCGACAGACCAGTCTGCCGGCGTCGGCGCGGCGATGGTTGCCGCCATAATCCCCCACGTCGCAGCCATCGCCGTGTACAAGCCCCAGCGGCGGCGCAGCGCGACTTTCAACGAGCCGGCGACAAAGATCACATCGAACAACAGGGCGATGATGGGCGCGGTGGCCATCACCGGCTTGGTCGCCATGCCGATGGCGCAACTGATGACGGCCGCGACGATCCAGCGGCGGCTCGCCGTTTCGGCAGCGCGGATCACCGCGTAAAGCGTCGCCAGGTACATCAGCCCCATCAGCGATTCGCCGCGCTGGACGATGTAAGTCACCGCTTGCGTCTGTAAGGGGTGAACGGCCCAGACCACGGCGACAGCGGCGGCCAACCAGACCGAGGCCGCGCCGAAGCGGGCGCGCAATCGCTCGCTTACCAGCGCCCGCCGCACGATGCCGAACAACGCCAGCGCCGCCAGCAGGTGGATGAGCAGGTTGAGCAGATGATAGCTCCAGACTTCAAGGCCGCTGATCGCATAGTTGATGGCGAAGGTCAGGCCGACGACCGGGCGGGCAATGTTGGTCGGCGACAACATCGCCGTCCACGGCGGCCAGAGCTGGCGGATCGAAGCGTCTTCGAGAATGGCGCGGTCGTCAAAGATGAAGCGGCCCGCAAAGCTGTTGGCGTAGGCGAGCGCGCCCAGGCAGACGATGGCAGCGGCGGCGAGCGCGACCTGGCGGCGCGGCGCGCTTAAAGGCTCAAGGGTATCCGGCGCAGTGACATCAATGGCGCGTTGCATCTAAGCCAATCTAGCACAATCCTTTGGCCGTTCAATACAATTCGCGCAAGCCCTGGGCGCGTAGGCAACCAGCTTGCCCGCCTTGCGCATGCGAGAGACCGGCGGGCGTTTCGCCCGCGCTCCCTGGATGGCCGTGAATTGACGCGCGCCGCGTGAGCCAATACAATTTATCTTGGCGTGATTGCGCAATGCGAAGGCGAACGGTGAGTAGAGCCCGTATCACAAGATGATGAGTTGACGCTAGCCTGTTGGCCGGGGCGCAAATTGGCGAACCCGATCAACAGGCATATTCGTTTAGTGTTTGTAGCTGCGCGCAAAGACGGAGCTATAAACCAGGAACCAGAGAGACCTATGACAGCGATATTCAATAAAGTTGCAACCAAGATTTTCGGCAGCGCCAACGAGCGTTTGCTGAAACGCCTGTGGCCGGTGGTCCACGAGATCAACGCCTTTGAGGCGAAGATTCAAAAGCTCTCGGACGACGAGCTGCGCGCCTACACGCCGCGCTTCCGCGAGCAGATCGAGCAGCGCGTCGCCGGGGCCGACATCACCGCCGAGACGCCCGAAGAAGAGAAGAAGGCGCTGCGCCTGATCGTTGACGAGGCGCTCGACGAAATCCTCCCCGAAGCCTTCGCCATCGTCCGCGAGGCGTCGCGGCGCACCACCGGCATGCGCCACTTCGATGTGCAGTTGATCGGCGGCATGGTCTTGCACCGCGGCACGATTGCCGAGATGAAGACCGGCGAAGGTAAGACGCTGGTGGCGACTTTGCCGGCTTACCTGAACGCGCTGGCCGGGCGCGGCGTCCACGTCGTCACGGTCAACGATTACCTGGCCAAGCGCGACACCGAGTGGATGGGCAAAATCTATCGCTTCCTCGGCCTCACGGTCGGCTGCATCCAGCACGACATGGACGACAGCGAGCGCCAGGAGGCTTACCGCGCAGACATCACCTATGGCACCAACAACGAGTTCGGCTTCGATTACCTGCGCGACAACATGAAGTTTGACCCGACGGCGATGGTGCAGCGCGGCCACTGGTACGCCATCGTTGACGAGGTTGACTCGATCTTGATTGACGAGGCGCGCACGCCGTTGATCATCTCGGGCGCGTCGGAAGATTCGACCGAGAAGTATTACGTCGCCAACGAGTGCATCGATAAGCTGAAGTCCGAACAGCAGAAACGCATCGCCGAGATCAAGCAGGCCGAAGGCGACGTCAATCTCAAAGAAGACGCGCGCCTGCTCTACCACGTTGACGAGAAGCAGCACTCGGCGACGCTCACCGAAGAAGGCGTCGAGGCGGCGGAACGCTTTACAGGCGTCGGCAACCTCTACGAGCCGGCGAACATGGAGCTGCTGCACTGCATCGAGCAGTCGCTGAACGCGCACTCGCTCTATCACCTCGACAAGCAGTACATCGTCAAGGAAGGCGAAGTCATCATCGTTGACGAATTCACCGGGCGCGTGATGCCGGGCCGCCGCTGGAGCGACGGCCTGCATCAGGCGGTCGAGGCGAAAGAGGGCGTCAAGATCGAAGCCGAAAACCAGACCCTGGCGACGATCACGCTGCAAAACTACTTCCGCATGTACGCCAAGCTGTCGGGCATGACCGGCACGGCGGAGACCGAAGCGAGCGAGTTCGCCAACATCTACAAGCTCGACGTCGCCGTCATCCCCACCAATCGCTCGATGGTGCGCAATGACTTCCCCGACGTCATCTATCGCACAGAGCGCGAGAAGTGGGAGGCCGTAGCCAAAGAGATCAAAGAACTGCACGAGAAGCATCAGCCGGTGCTGGTCGGCACCGTGTCGGTCGAGACTTCAGAGATGCTGGCGGCGCAGCTCAAAAAGCTGCGTGTGCCGCACAATGTCTTGAACGCCAAGCCGGAGCATGCGGCGCGCGAGGCCGACATTGTCGCGCAGGCCGGACGCCTCGGCCAGGTGACGATTGCCACCAACATGGCCGGTCGCGGCACCGACATCCTGCTCGGCGGCAACCCTGAGTTTCTGGCCAAAGAGGAGTTGAAGAAGAAGCAGATCAATCCCGACGAGGCGACGCCGGAACAGTTGGAGCGGGCGCTTGAGCGCGCCAAGCAAGTCACCGAGGCCGAGCATAAAGAGGTCGTCGCCGCCGGCGGCTTGCACATCCTCGGCACCGAGCGCCACGAATCGCGCCGCATTGATAATCAGCTCCGCGGCCGTTCGGGCCGCCAGGGCGATCCCGGCTCGTCGCGCTTCTACCTGTCGCTCGAAGACGATTTGATGCGCATCTTCGGCGGCGAGCGCATCAAGAACCTCATGCTGCGGCTCGGCATGGAAGAGGGCGTGCCGATTGAATCGAGGCTGGTGTCAAAGCGCATCGAAGGCGCGCAGAAGTCGGTCGAGGCGCACAACTTCTCGATCCGCAAACGGCTGCTTGAATACGACGACGTGATGAACAAGCAGCGCGAGGCGATCTACGGCATACGCCGCCAGTTGTTGATGGGGTTTGAGGGCGACACGCCCGAGGCCCAGAACGCCAACCAGCGCGAGTACATACTGAGCACGATCGCCGAGAACCTGTTCGAGGGGCTCATCGACCAGTACATGTCGAAAAACGTCGACCCCGGCGAATGGGACATCACGAGCCTCAAAGAACAGCTCCGGATGGTCTTCGGATTCGACGTGGACCGCGAGGGCATAAACCTCGAACGGATGGGGCCGCAGGAGGCGACCGAAGTCATCTGGTCGAAGCTCGAAGAGAGGTATCAGGAGAAAGAGGTGCAGATGGGCGTCGAGGCGATGCGCAACCTCGAACGCTACATCATGCTGAACATCGTCGACGCGCAGTGGAAGGACCACCTGCTCGCGCTCGACCACTTGAAAGAGGGTATAGGCTTGCGCGGCTACGCGCAGAAAGACCCGCTTGTCGAGTACAAGCGCGAGTCATTCGTCCTCTTCGAAGGCATGCTCGACCGCATAGACACGGAGACGGTCCGCTACCTGTTCAACCTTCAGGTGCAGGTGACCGCGCCGATAGAGCAGGAGCTCTTAGAGCGCCGCCGCCGCCAGCGCCGCGGCCGCGTGGCATTCACGAAGGCGAACGAGACTGCTTTCGC
Coding sequences:
- a CDS encoding GMC family oxidoreductase translates to MGKEQIYDAIVVGSGATGGWAAKELTERGLRVLVLEAGRQLDPLKDYTEHVWPYEVAHRGIVPSTQIYGKRQSVQAKCYACNEYGNQFFVDDVDNPYTTPADKPFDWIRGRQVGGRTIMWGRQSYRLSDYDFKAASHDGYGDDWPISYKELAPYYDKVESFIGVSGTYENLPQLPDGHFLPGMKMVCGERLLKRAVEKRWPERRVTIGRTAILTEKHNGRAACHYCGHCERGCTTHSYFSSPGSTLPAAAKTGRLTLQPNAIASHVIMDANTGRAKGVAVIDQNTRRAYEVFGKVVVLCASTIESTRLLLNSATRQHPAGLGNSSGVLGHYLMDHFYQISVSGFIPETANYPYNYDDGRANGVYIPRFRNLTDKQPGFVRGYGIQGSAARQMLPTTIRTLTGFGPEFKRQVREGHAPAPFRLSAFGEMLARKENRVTISKEVKDAWGIPAAHIECAHSDNERAMAKDAIEQLEAMAHEAGFEVVGKNTRLANPGLCIHELGTARMGNDAKTSVLNRFNQSWDVKNLFLTDGACFVSTGCQNPTLTMMAITVRACDYIVDQYKKGNL
- the pilQ gene encoding type IV pilus secretin PilQ, which gives rise to MFARRLVVFFMLVALVGNLSLLAVARPAMVASEGQAFTLTSLTHETVGAETRILIESSAPPLYTVFRPSPQLIIVDLPGGESASLQPQYAIKSPLVDTVMVRETRSAASGRAVTRVEIRVNGEVHDRSTVNGNTLVIALAREAGSSNVKQAEPPASSGVYVYPTPTVKGSAHANERPAVKPVANPVEPERAAARPASMRTATMIQNVRAEQRDGALRIVVDANGAAQFKDFMLPNPWRVVVDISGVRSGVGNKTVALDGASVERLRVGQPSANVVRIVLDAKAMVNYRVERDGDSLVIVVGDARSTRRDATVPEVKAQVATQKTAPVAESKPADNKPGDVKAVAQTADTRSAVNTKAAETKPLAKQETKAAPPSSASVAPQKEVKVAGQRVENKPAPSAAAAPPANLLAQNQSAPQQATRNAITRGLSAQPNSSNPVKETVTTSSPAPSSMSSPAQPGYIRSASDVPRNPSTTSSAPAPRQRGEVAFCDSSYVGGLISFDLRSGVDIRDMLRFISQQYGVNFIVDKSVGGVPVDLRISDEPWNRVMDEVLRANRLGAVCGGNGRIIRIATLEAIKQEEVAQAEIAEAQALKIPLVTEIIHLKYARAFGALGAGGGGRSGGASGGGGGNGGSGQGSLLSIITTRLSKRGRIEMDGRTNSLVIVDLPENMRVIKDMISQLDRPEPQVEIEARIVIASRNFLRDLGVELAAGVLGSNGRAGVLETSPLQLSKGSLSSGGGSAGGSASGLGPNLPNIASSGALRAGSPSSILGLTTLVGTGVLTTALSAQETKGQIRTIASPRITTTDNKTAEIVNGVQIPVQTSSNNTITTTFVTAALRLEITPQIVEETGEVQMHIVAENNTVNTALASQLNGGTPGINTQSAESTVLVQDGGTAVMGGINVDTEGSTINRTPGLSRLPLLGELFKRRTVRRDTDEILFFITPRIIHENGLIGPRAPQRSSVEGQPNPNAPQRAATPAAGAAQTAAANGKGGQ
- the pilO gene encoding type 4a pilus biogenesis protein PilO, which translates into the protein MSASAQTIVKPADEQGNFFSRMAWYYQMAVLVVLAGLLYFAADYMLYSDKRAETGKIKEQVETLKAKNQQASIIQQNLKAAEATLAEKRDEIDRLRDLLPDAVEISRIYDSLKDLLRAQRLELKRFSPAKSETKEFYTAQPILIEVTGSYDALGQYFSELGFYRRILSVSDVDIKQAEDPAQEAGRSINSSFVVTAFYISPENLEKLTAKKPAAPPAPGTPTEQKK
- a CDS encoding PilN domain-containing protein, encoding MIRVNLLEGTAEHRVAVQKTKVAARRGQQLFMVAAALIIFMVALAGDHLWTTNAHAEAQAQLDHEQEVAKKLEADVQRKNELEAELKQVEERIKVIKQLRAEQKGPVALMSAINERMPGGPADFRLDQITQKGTHLQIIGTSLNQQVIADFARQLEFSNGLFSNLVPTIESTEVKSDDVAERKQADKDADKAAEKKDGKDSKDAKKDGKKENDKAESETSRIFRFTIDCDYNKPRAEDAKDAKTTPPPAPGK